CCGACGCCCCACGCGGGCCGAGGACGCCGAATAACCTGCGACCACGCAGAGATGCCGACGATCACCCGTGGTCGGATCTACGGCGCAGAGATCGAAGACCGAGAGGAGAAGCACTACCTCGCGGTGTCCCACAACCGCCGCAGCGTGTTCGTCACGCTCAGCGACGAAGGCAGGAAACTCATCGACGACGTCGACGACGACCACGTCCGCAACGAGCGCGAGCTGCTCGACGCACCCGATCAGAGCGACCAGGACCGCTTGGCAGACTTGCTGCGCACACTGCTGACCGGGCTCGGCAACATCCCCGAACCGCACTCGGAGTCCTCAGCGGGAGCCAGCTACTGCCAACGCCTCCGCAGAGGACCTTACGAAAACCTGCCGCGCCGGACGCCAACATCGTCCCCGGTCGCGCCAGCGGCGTCCGCGGCACGCCCACCTTCTTCGTCAACGGCCAGCCCTACGAGGGCGGCAACAACACCGTGGAGCTGACAGCCGCGATCGAATCCGCGCTGGCGGAGCCCGAGGACCGATCGGACACGGTTTGGCGCAACCTAGCGGAACGGTTCGGCCCCTTGTTGAGGAGTGCAGCACCGCTTCTACCGGCGGGTCGAAGACGACACCTGCCCGGGCTACAGCAACAGGCAGAGACTACTTGCGAGGCGGACCGACTCCTCAGGGAGGACTCCACCGTCGTGCGTGCCCATCAGCACTCCACCGAAGAAAAAGGGGACCACAGGCATCGGGACACTCCCGAGGAGACCTGAGCACCAGGCCCCACCTGATCGTCGACGGACGAGGGCATCCGCTGAGTCCGCTGATCACTCCTGGTCAGGCCAGTGACGCACCGGCCTTCCCGCCACTTCTGACAGCCGCGCACGTACCGCGGCCCGGCCGTGGGCACCCGCGCACCAGACCGGTGCGCATCATTGCCAACAAGGCTCACTCATCACGAACCATCCACCAACACCTGCCGACGTCGAGGTATGCCACCACCATCCCAGAGCCGGCTGAGCAGGCCGGATACCGCCGCGGGCACGGCTCTCGCGGCGGAGATCCACCCGCCTTCAATACCGCTTGTTATCGCCAGTACAACACCGTCGAACGCTGCATCAACCGCCTGAAGCAATGGCGTGGCATCGCCACCCGCCTCCACACCGAAGCCCGCTACTGCCACGTCAGCCTCACCCTAGCCAACATCCTCCTAGTGTGCTGAGTCAGTAGTTTGTTGTATGTTTGGGCGATGGGACGTCGAGGGCCGCGCCTGCCGGATCTGAATCTCACCGACGATGAGCGGCGAACGTTGGAGGGGTGGGCGCGTCGGCGCAAGACAGCACAGGCGTTGGCATTGCGAGCGCGGATTGTTCTGGCGTGCGCCGATGGTGTGTCCAATATGGACGTATCGCGAACGTTGCGGGTCTCGCCGCCGACAGTGACCAAGTGGCGACGCCGCTTTATCGAGGATCGTCTGGAAGGTCTGTCCGACGAGTCGCGGCCGGGCGCTCCTCGCGCGATTACCGACGAGCATGTCGAGCAGGTGATCACCACGACGCTGGAGCAGGCACCACCGAACGGGGATACGCACTGGTCGACCCGGTCCCTGGCGAACGCCATGGGGATGTCGCAGACGGCGATCTCGCGGATCTGGAGAGCCTTCGGGCTCAAGCCTCACCAGGTGGATACGTGGAAACTGTCCACGGACCCACAATTTGTCGACAAAGTCCGCGACGTAGTCGGTCTGTACCTGGATCCACCGGAGAACGCGTTGGTGCTGTGCGTGGATGAAAAATCCCAGATGCAGGCCCTGGATCGCACCGCGCCGACCTTGCCGATGATGCCGACCACCCCGCAACGCCAGACGCACGACTACATCCGTCACGGAACGACCAGTCTCTTCGCCGCCTTGGACGTGACCAGCGGCGCAGTCATCGCCGCTCACCACCGGCGACACCGCCACCAGGAGTTTCTCAAGTTCCTGAAAACCATCGATAAGAACACCCCGGCAGAGCTGGACCTGCACCTGGTCTGCGATAACTACGCCACCCACAAAACACCTGCCATCAAAAAATGGCTTCTGCAACACCCCCGCTTTCATGTGCATTTCACTCCGACCAGTGCCTCCTGGCTCAACCTCGTCGAACGCTGGTTCGCCGAACTCACCACCCGCAAGCTCCGCCGCTCAGCCCACCGCAGCGTCGCCGAGCTCGAAGCCGACGTCGCCACCTGGGTCGAGGCCTGGAACGCCGACCCCAAGCCCTTCATCTGGACCAAGACCGCCGACGACATCCTCGACACCCTCGCGGCATACTGCCAACGAATTAACGACCCAGCACACTAGCCGAGTGCGCCTGGGTTGAGGATGGCCGCCAGGGCTACACCGGCGGCGACGGCGAGGACGACGTAGGCGAACCAGTGGCGCAGGGTGTCCGCAGGCAGCCTGGGTGCCAGGCGGCCGGCGGCCACGGAGACCACCAGTGCGGCGCCGGCGAAGATCAGCAGGATGGTGTAGTCGAGGCGGGCGGCCGCGCTGGCGTGGGCGGCCAGTCCGGCCACGGAATTGATCAACACGATCACCAACGAGGTAGCCACTGCCGTTTGGGCTCCGAGCCCGAGCAGGGCAGCCAGGGCAGGCACGATGACGAAGCCGCCGCCGACGCCGAACAACCCCGTGAGCGCACCGACAGCGGCACCGGCCCCGATGGCCTTGGGCAGACAACTGCGCCAGTTGATACCGCCTTCGCCGGTGCGGCAGGCCCCGGCATGGTTCTCGCCGCCACGCAGCATGCGCACCGCCACCACGACCATGAGCACTGAGAAGGCCAGCAGCAGCCAACGTTGCGGGACCAGCCGCCCCAGCGCGGTACCGGCGAAAGCGGCCGGCACCCCGGCTGCGCCGAAGACCAGAGCAACCGGCCACTGCACGTGGGCACGCCGCTCCCGGGGTGCGATGCCGCCCACCGAGGAGATCGCGACCACCGCCAGGGAGGTGGGAATCGCCATCTGCAGGGGTTGTCCGACGCCATAGACCAGCGCCGGCACGGCCAGGATCGAACCGCCGGCACCCAGCAGCCCCAGAGCCAGCCCGATGATCGCGCCGAAAAGACCTGCCAGGAACACGGGATCACCTACTCTCGACACGTCGGACGGCGACGTGCCGACCGTTGCGGACAAGAAGGGGC
This genomic stretch from Actinopolyspora halophila DSM 43834 harbors:
- a CDS encoding transposase, which encodes MRGGPTPQGGLHRRACPSALHRRKRGPQASGHSRGDLSTRPHLIVDGRGHPLSPLITPGQASDAPAFPPLLTAAHVPRPGRGHPRTRPVRIIANKAHSSRTIHQHLPTSRYATTIPEPAEQAGYRRGHGSRGGDPPAFNTACYRQYNTVERCINRLKQWRGIATRLHTEARYCHVSLTLANILLVC
- a CDS encoding TSUP family transporter — its product is MFLAGLFGAIIGLALGLLGAGGSILAVPALVYGVGQPLQMAIPTSLAVVAISSVGGIAPRERRAHVQWPVALVFGAAGVPAAFAGTALGRLVPQRWLLLAFSVLMVVVAVRMLRGGENHAGACRTGEGGINWRSCLPKAIGAGAAVGALTGLFGVGGGFVIVPALAALLGLGAQTAVATSLVIVLINSVAGLAAHASAAARLDYTILLIFAGAALVVSVAAGRLAPRLPADTLRHWFAYVVLAVAAGVALAAILNPGALG
- a CDS encoding IS630 family transposase; translation: MGRRGPRLPDLNLTDDERRTLEGWARRRKTAQALALRARIVLACADGVSNMDVSRTLRVSPPTVTKWRRRFIEDRLEGLSDESRPGAPRAITDEHVEQVITTTLEQAPPNGDTHWSTRSLANAMGMSQTAISRIWRAFGLKPHQVDTWKLSTDPQFVDKVRDVVGLYLDPPENALVLCVDEKSQMQALDRTAPTLPMMPTTPQRQTHDYIRHGTTSLFAALDVTSGAVIAAHHRRHRHQEFLKFLKTIDKNTPAELDLHLVCDNYATHKTPAIKKWLLQHPRFHVHFTPTSASWLNLVERWFAELTTRKLRRSAHRSVAELEADVATWVEAWNADPKPFIWTKTADDILDTLAAYCQRINDPAH